In the Nocardia asteroides genome, ATCGAAGAGAGCGAGGAGATCCTCGCCCCCGGTGGTGACGCGATGCAGACGGTCGACACCCTGCGCGGCCGAGGCGGCAATCGCTTCGCCGACCGCAAACGGTTCGTACTCATGCTCGAATTCCGGCTCTACGCCATGCGGAATCCGCTTGCGGCACAGGCCCTACGCGACTACGACCGGGTATCCCGGGACTGGTACGCGCGGTCGACCCGGCGGGTGATCGAGGGAATGGGGCTGAGCCTGCCCGCCCCCGCCGAGCACATGGCGCTGGTGGCACTCGCCCTCGAGCACGGTATGGCTCTGCTCGCCCACACCGACCCGGACGGGATTCCGCAAGAATCCTTCCTGGACGCGGCGACGCTGCTGGGCACGGCGCTGATCAGCGCCGCCGAGACCGAACGCCGGGCGCGGTAGGCAACCGGACCCGATCCTGTGGGGTGGTGGTCGGTGCGGCGTTTCGGTGGTCGCGTCGATGGGTTCCGGTCGGGATACTCGATGGTGTGATCGAACGTGCGGATGTCCCGCAGTCGGAACTGGACCTCGTCGAGCAGGTGGTCGGGGTGGGGGATCCGCTGGTTGTCGGCCGGTTCCGGTATTGGTTCGGTCAGCGGCGCTGGACGTGGTCGAGCGA is a window encoding:
- a CDS encoding TetR/AcrR family transcriptional regulator; protein product: MLLTAAEEVFTEKGFTQASLEDIADRAGYSRGAVYANFTNKEDLFLALLGEWLDRDIEESEEILAPGGDAMQTVDTLRGRGGNRFADRKRFVLMLEFRLYAMRNPLAAQALRDYDRVSRDWYARSTRRVIEGMGLSLPAPAEHMALVALALEHGMALLAHTDPDGIPQESFLDAATLLGTALISAAETERRAR